The Anoplopoma fimbria isolate UVic2021 breed Golden Eagle Sablefish chromosome 20, Afim_UVic_2022, whole genome shotgun sequence genome includes a window with the following:
- the etv1 gene encoding ETS translocation variant 1, giving the protein MSSQVAGRTGQETLHIAPQLKPQRRRMDRFHDQQVPYCSSTKPQGNTTSCERPANDRKRKFIKSDLALDTEELFQDLSQLQETWLAEAQVPDNDEQFVPDFQTENLAFHGLQLKIKRELHSPCSELSSNCSQERPFKLQYGEKCPYNVSAYEQKQPAGMKPSSPVTPPCSTPVSPLHHASPTAAPTPKPDRTYAHVPASQPLPDNAYSMDHRFRRQLSEPCHSFPSPPTMARDGRPIYHRQMSEPNIPFPPQGFKQEYPDPLFEHPAMMGAPLPHAYPATMMIKQEPRDFTYDSAEVPSCHSVYLRQDGYLAHANRTEGCMFDKVARHFYDDTCVVPEKVEGDIKQESGLYREGPSYQRRGSLQLWQFLVALLDDPSNSHFIAWTGRGMEFKLIEPEEVARRWGIQKNRPAMNYDKLSRSLRYYYEKGIMQKVAGERYVYKFVCDPEALFSMAFPDNQRPVLKTDMERQINEEDTVPLSHFDENMAYVQEGPYCPPHPYSEGYVY; this is encoded by the exons ATGAGCAGCCAGGTCGCTGG GAGGACCGGGCAGGAGACTCTGCACATCGCTCCTCAATTAAAGCCACAGCGGCGCAGAATGGATAGATTTCACGACCAGCAAGTGCCTTACTGTAGCTCCACA aAGCCACAAGGAAACACAACGAGCTGCGAGAGGCCAGCaaatgacagaaagagaaaattcATTAAGTCCGACCTGGCTCTGGACACCGAAG AGCTCTTCCAGGACCTCAGTCAGCTGCAGGAGACTTGGCTGGCAGAAG CTCAAGTTCCCGACAATGACGAGCAGTTCGTTCCAGACTTCCAGACTGAAAACT TGGCTTTCCACGGACTGCAGCTGAAGATCAAGAGGGAGCTCCACAGCCCGTGTTCAGAGCTGAGCTCCAACTGTAGCCAGGAACGGCCCTTCAAACTCCAGTATGGAGAGAAGTGCCCCTACAACGTCAG TGCCTATGAGCAGAAGCAGCCTGCAGGAATGAAGCCCTCCAGCCCAGTGACGCCCCCCTGTAGCACCCCTGTGTCCCCCCTCCACCATGCCTCACCCACGGCGGCCCCGACGCCCAAACCAGACAGGACCTACGCCCACGTACCCGCCTCGCAGCCGCTCCCTGACAACGCCTACTCGATGGACCACAG GTTTCGCCGTCAGCTCTCGGAGCCCTGCCACTCGTTCCCCTCCCCGCCGACGATGGCTCGGGACGGCCGGCCCATCTACCACCGGCAGATGTCCGAGCCCAACATCCCCTTCCCTCCTCAGGGCTTCAAGCAGGAGTATCCCGACCCCCTGTTCGAACACCCGGCCATGATGGGGGCGCCGCTGCCCCACGCGTACCCGGCCACCATGATGATCAAACAGGAGCCGAGGGACTTCACCTACGACTCAG CAGAAGTGCCTAGCTGCCATTCTGTCTACCTACGGCAAGACGGCTACCTGGCTCACGCCAACAGGACTGAAG GTTGTATGTTTGACAAAGTGGCGAGGCATTTCTACGATGACACCTGCGTGGTGCCTGAAAAGGTTGAAG GTGACATCAAGCAGGAGTCGGGCCTCTACCGCGAGGGCCCGTCGTACCAGCGCAGAGGCTCGCTGCAGCTCTGGCAGTTCCTGGTCGCTCTGCTGGACGACCCGTCCAACTCCCACTTCATCGCCTGGACCGGCCGCGGCATGGAGTTCAAACTCATCGAGCCAGAGGAG GTGGCACGTCGGTGGGGGATTCAGAAGAATCGACCGGCGATGAACTACGACAAGCTCAGCCGGTCGTTGCGCTACTACTACGAGAAGGGAATCATGCAAAAG GTGGCCGGCGAGAGATACGTCTACAAGTTCGTGTGCGACCCCGAGGCCTTGTTCTCCATGGCGTTCCCCGACAATCAGCGTCCGGTGCTGAAGACGGACATGGAGCGGCAGATCAACGAGGAGGACACGGTGCCGCTGTCGCACTTTGACGAGAACATGGCCTACGTACAGGAGGGGCCCTACTGCCCGCCGCACCCCTACAGCGAGGGCTATGTTTATTAA